The Buchnera aphidicola (Sitobion avenae) genome contains a region encoding:
- the minD gene encoding septum site-determining protein MinD, which produces MTRIIVVTSGKGGVGKTTSSAAIATGLAQKGKKTIVIDFDIGLRNLDLIMGCERRVVYDFINVIQGDATLNQAIIKDKKTNNLFILPASQTRDKDSLTATGVEKVLTELIKMEFDFIICDSPAGIETGAILAIYFADEAIITTNPEVSSVRDSDRILGIIASKSKRAEQNKTPIKEYLLLTRYNPRRVKKGEMLSMTDVLDILQIPIIGVIPEDTSVLRASNQGESIILDMNSNAGHAYSDTVNRLLGEEHQFRFIEEEKKSFLQRLFGR; this is translated from the coding sequence ATGACACGGATCATTGTAGTAACTTCAGGGAAAGGAGGTGTAGGTAAAACTACTTCAAGTGCAGCCATTGCAACAGGTTTAGCACAAAAAGGCAAAAAAACAATTGTTATAGATTTTGATATAGGGTTAAGAAATTTAGACTTAATTATGGGATGTGAACGTAGAGTAGTATATGATTTTATTAATGTCATTCAAGGTGATGCAACTCTTAATCAAGCTATAATTAAAGATAAAAAAACAAATAATTTATTTATACTTCCTGCGTCACAAACTCGAGATAAAGATTCTTTAACAGCCACAGGAGTTGAGAAAGTTTTAACAGAGCTAATAAAAATGGAATTTGATTTTATTATTTGTGATTCACCTGCAGGAATCGAAACAGGTGCCATTTTAGCAATATATTTTGCTGATGAAGCAATTATTACTACTAATCCTGAAGTTTCTTCAGTACGGGATTCTGATCGAATCTTAGGAATAATTGCATCAAAATCAAAAAGAGCTGAACAAAACAAAACTCCTATTAAAGAATATCTTTTATTAACACGGTATAATCCCAGACGTGTAAAAAAAGGCGAAATGTTAAGTATGACCGACGTTTTAGATATTCTTCAAATACCTATAATAGGTGTGATTCCAGAAGATACATCTGTTCTTCGTGCGTCTAATCAAGGCGAATCTATAATATTAGATATGAATTCAAATGCAGGACATGCTTACAGTGATACTGTAAATCGATTATTAGGTGAAGAGCATCAGTTTCGTTTTATTGAAGAAGAAAAGAAAAGTTTTTTACAACGTTTATTCGGGAGATAG
- the minC gene encoding septum site-determining protein MinC yields the protein MQKKSIELKSSNFTLLVLYLNNQNIDLINESLYKKTQECPKFFKNAPIIINVSRLCSTVDWKKIQDTISSHGFFVVGVSGCQDNILKKNIIDSGLPVLSERKKKKYNFVTNLCINPIKNEKKAINNKVEKTHIIDIPVRSGQKIYAKHADLIVVNNVSAGAELVADGNIHIYGIVRGRVLAGANGDSSRKIFCTGLFAELVSISGEYWLSDQIPSEFFGKSAQIYLKNKFLTINSLS from the coding sequence ATGCAAAAAAAATCTATCGAACTTAAAAGTAGTAATTTTACATTATTAGTACTTTATTTAAATAATCAAAATATAGATTTAATTAATGAATCATTATATAAAAAAACTCAAGAATGTCCAAAATTTTTTAAAAATGCACCTATTATTATTAATGTGTCAAGATTATGTAGTACAGTAGACTGGAAAAAAATACAAGACACTATTAGTTCTCATGGTTTTTTCGTTGTAGGAGTAAGTGGCTGTCAAGATAATATATTAAAAAAAAATATTATTGATTCCGGATTACCTGTTTTGTCCGAAAGAAAAAAGAAAAAATATAATTTTGTTACCAATCTTTGTATTAATCCCATAAAAAATGAAAAAAAAGCAATAAATAATAAAGTAGAAAAAACTCATATTATAGATATACCTGTACGTTCAGGTCAAAAAATTTATGCTAAACACGCTGATTTAATAGTTGTAAACAATGTCAGTGCTGGTGCTGAATTAGTAGCTGATGGAAATATTCATATTTATGGTATAGTTCGAGGTAGAGTACTTGCAGGTGCTAATGGAGACTCATCAAGAAAAATTTTTTGCACAGGATTATTTGCTGAGTTAGTCTCTATATCTGGGGAATATTGGTTATCAGACCAAATACCATCAGAGTTTTTCGGAAAATCAGCGCAAATTTACTTAAAAAATAAATTTTTAACTATCAATTCTCTCAGTTGA
- a CDS encoding flagellar protein FlgN yields the protein MKTLIEAIKKIKIILNSLEDIFTQEYHNLSNSETSNENLLYLIEKKTSCFKKLTILSQDRLSLEKKIGIFAPYQNHYQLNNYWNQIIKKCIFLKRLNLKNKILLNKKFYLNQHFLELFPSHKTAITYNLNGDLKN from the coding sequence ATGAAAACATTAATAGAAGCAATAAAAAAAATAAAAATCATATTGAATTCTTTAGAAGATATATTCACACAAGAATATCATAATTTATCAAACAGTGAGACTTCTAATGAAAATCTATTATATTTAATTGAAAAAAAAACATCATGTTTTAAGAAATTAACCATTCTAAGTCAAGATAGATTATCTCTTGAAAAAAAAATCGGTATTTTTGCACCTTATCAAAATCATTATCAATTAAATAATTATTGGAATCAAATCATAAAAAAGTGTATTTTTTTAAAAAGATTAAATCTAAAGAATAAAATTCTTTTAAATAAAAAATTTTATTTAAATCAACATTTTTTAGAGTTGTTTCCATCACATAAAACAGCTATTACTTATAATTTGAATGGAGATTTAAAAAATTAA
- the flgA gene encoding flagellar basal body P-ring formation chaperone FlgA has protein sequence MKMIIYLFLLFTSFTVNSIGTTVQKFNFFDLTRQLNIFLKQQYPSNKDHISIILRTPLKKNISCKKPIFSLLNNFRKLGLIDVLLTCNKQYYYLTVEIQSEGEYIAANRKIPRGTIIKESDLKVLIGRLDKLPNNTFRNKKDVINRVNLRDFLPLQPITSLMTHPFWMVKVNQQVTVIIDGHNFTIFSRAKSLSNGAIHENIRVQTKTGKIINGIINKNGEVIVSL, from the coding sequence ATAAAAATGATAATTTATTTGTTTTTATTATTTACATCTTTTACAGTTAATTCTATTGGTACAACTGTACAAAAATTTAATTTTTTTGATTTAACTCGACAATTAAATATTTTTTTAAAACAACAGTACCCTTCTAATAAAGATCATATCAGTATCATATTACGTACTCCATTAAAAAAAAATATTTCTTGCAAAAAACCTATTTTTTCTCTTTTAAATAATTTTCGTAAATTAGGTTTGATTGATGTTCTTTTAACTTGTAACAAACAATATTACTATCTAACAGTAGAAATTCAATCTGAAGGAGAGTATATTGCAGCAAATAGAAAAATTCCTCGAGGTACTATAATCAAAGAATCTGATTTAAAAGTTTTAATAGGACGTTTAGATAAACTACCTAATAATACCTTTCGTAATAAAAAAGATGTTATAAATAGAGTAAATCTACGTGATTTTTTGCCATTGCAACCTATAACATCTTTAATGACACATCCATTTTGGATGGTTAAAGTTAATCAACAGGTGACTGTTATTATTGATGGTCATAATTTTACGATTTTTTCCAGAGCAAAATCATTGAGTAATGGTGCTATTCATGAGAACATACGTGTTCAAACAAAAACAGGAAAAATTATTAATGGAATCATTAATAAAAATGGTGAAGTTATAGTCTCTTTATAA
- the flgB gene encoding flagellar basal body rod protein FlgB, producing the protein MFNKIDQIFNFNQQALNLYAKRQEILSSNIANADTPGYKSIDFNFKDELSKMLYNKNAKNTGVFLKKTSPYHLNATNKNVFLLKTLPVITNQMKQDGNTVNMDRERIEFINNSLKYQSSLVFMQNEIRNIMRVLKG; encoded by the coding sequence ATGTTTAATAAAATAGATCAAATTTTTAATTTTAACCAACAGGCATTAAATCTTTATGCTAAACGTCAAGAAATATTATCTTCAAATATTGCTAATGCTGATACGCCAGGATACAAGTCAATAGACTTTAATTTTAAAGATGAACTTAGTAAAATGTTATATAATAAAAATGCAAAAAACACAGGTGTTTTTTTAAAAAAAACATCTCCTTATCATTTAAACGCAACAAATAAAAATGTTTTTTTATTAAAAACTCTACCTGTTATTACAAATCAAATGAAACAAGATGGTAATACGGTAAATATGGATAGAGAAAGGATTGAATTCATAAATAATAGTTTAAAATATCAATCTAGTTTAGTATTTATGCAAAACGAAATTAGAAATATTATGCGCGTATTAAAAGGATAA
- a CDS encoding OmpA family protein: MKKKALAIVLLLASLITPVQADEQNGWYLGTKLGWSHFNPIQSDMNHSQVNDSNFLTENFNAPIIGLFLGYEFNPYFGFEVENDTNGFFPHFMFEKNAEHVQFNNLKLATKLSYPITNDFHLYTKLGGIFLWDDLTSTNVFKNLFTKNTSLFPSVSLGAEYIFNDKFITRLDYNWKNSVKNIIDRSMKPSSGDAVISIGWKFGTSNMNDMFISDDSELTNTQYSVLNENINFPFNSAKLKPISYDKLNKLDNDIKDMKLKNISIILLGHSDRIGNEEYNQKLSEDRAYSIKNYLTSRGFSEENITVKGMGNLYPLTNQVCKDIGNRPLLISCLAPDRRVEIEVLSDMQ; the protein is encoded by the coding sequence ATGAAAAAAAAAGCTCTTGCTATCGTATTATTATTAGCAAGCTTAATTACCCCTGTTCAGGCTGACGAACAAAATGGATGGTACTTAGGTACAAAACTGGGATGGTCTCATTTTAATCCTATACAATCTGATATGAATCATTCTCAAGTCAATGATAGTAATTTTTTGACAGAAAATTTTAATGCTCCAATTATTGGTTTGTTTTTAGGATATGAATTTAATCCATATTTTGGTTTTGAAGTAGAAAATGATACTAATGGTTTTTTCCCTCATTTTATGTTTGAAAAGAATGCAGAACATGTGCAATTTAACAATCTTAAATTAGCAACCAAGTTATCATATCCAATTACGAATGATTTTCATCTTTACACGAAATTAGGTGGAATATTTTTATGGGATGATCTCACTTCTACAAATGTTTTTAAAAACTTATTTACTAAAAATACATCACTATTTCCGAGTGTTTCTTTGGGTGCTGAGTATATTTTTAATGATAAATTTATCACTAGATTAGATTATAATTGGAAAAATAGTGTTAAAAATATAATAGATCGATCCATGAAACCTTCTTCGGGAGATGCAGTTATATCTATTGGATGGAAGTTTGGAACATCAAACATGAATGATATGTTTATATCTGATGATTCTGAATTAACAAATACACAATATAGCGTATTAAATGAAAACATAAATTTTCCTTTTAATAGTGCAAAATTAAAACCTATTTCTTATGATAAATTAAATAAATTAGATAATGACATTAAAGACATGAAATTAAAAAATATTTCTATTATTCTTTTAGGGCACTCTGATAGAATAGGTAATGAGGAATATAATCAAAAATTGTCTGAAGATCGAGCCTATAGTATTAAAAATTATCTAACGTCTCGAGGTTTTTCTGAAGAAAACATTACTGTTAAAGGTATGGGGAATTTATATCCATTAACTAATCAAGTATGTAAAGATATAGGAAATAGACCTTTGCTAATTAGTTGTTTAGCTCCGGATCGTCGTGTTGAAATTGAAGTTTTGTCTGATATGCAATAA
- the flgC gene encoding flagellar basal body rod protein FlgC yields MSLLNIFNIAGSAMTAQSQRINVIASNLANMDTTIYKNGKFYPYIAKKVVFELDPLKNSKIGGVKISAIIDNPSPMKKIYDPNNPMADNKGYVLTSNVNPITEIVNNISAARSYQANIEVLKTAKTMIMKTLTISE; encoded by the coding sequence ATGTCTCTGCTAAATATATTTAATATTGCAGGTTCAGCAATGACTGCTCAGTCACAAAGAATAAATGTAATTGCTAGTAACTTAGCAAATATGGATACTACAATATACAAAAATGGAAAATTCTATCCATATATTGCAAAAAAAGTGGTTTTTGAATTAGATCCTTTAAAAAATTCGAAAATAGGCGGTGTGAAAATATCTGCTATAATAGATAATCCTAGTCCAATGAAAAAAATATATGATCCAAATAATCCTATGGCTGATAATAAAGGTTATGTTTTAACTTCAAATGTGAATCCCATTACAGAAATTGTCAATAATATTTCCGCAGCAAGAAGTTATCAAGCAAATATAGAAGTATTAAAAACAGCTAAAACCATGATAATGAAAACACTAACCATTAGTGAATAA
- the rsmC gene encoding 16S rRNA (guanine(1207)-N(2))-methyltransferase RsmC, with product MLISKNSQLILRHSEIFQTKKVFFSGNIQDDFPLHLYTIITKINLQKKNNYISFKKQNKNIDVYNNLLVSQEMTNNCDTIIYYWPKDKSEAKFQLINIISCFPINTEIFIVGNNSSGVKSAPSIFNKWIEINKIEKAKHSILISGFIKKNSVFILEDFFKTHIWENLIIKSLPGVFGHKKIDEGSKLLVSTFSRKITGNVLDIGCGTGFLSVSLLYSSPNVKLTLVDNSLCALKCSQETLDYNKLTGEIIYSNLYSNIFKKFNLIISNPPFHHDLKTNFNIIEEMIRNSRKYLMLKGELRFVTNSCFKYDFLLKEFFKKHCILKKTSKYKVYQAFL from the coding sequence TTGTTAATATCTAAAAATAGTCAACTTATACTACGTCATAGCGAAATATTTCAAACAAAAAAAGTTTTCTTTTCAGGGAATATACAAGATGATTTCCCTCTACATTTATACACTATTATTACAAAAATAAATCTTCAAAAAAAAAATAATTATATCAGTTTCAAAAAACAAAATAAAAATATTGATGTTTATAATAATTTATTAGTTTCTCAGGAAATGACAAATAATTGCGATACAATAATTTATTATTGGCCTAAAGATAAATCTGAAGCAAAATTTCAATTGATCAATATTATTTCGTGCTTTCCAATTAATACAGAAATATTCATTGTAGGAAATAATTCGAGTGGAGTCAAAAGTGCCCCATCAATTTTTAACAAATGGATTGAAATAAATAAAATTGAAAAAGCTAAACATTCTATTTTAATTTCCGGTTTTATTAAAAAAAATAGCGTTTTTATATTAGAAGATTTTTTTAAAACGCATATATGGGAAAATTTAATTATAAAATCACTACCAGGAGTTTTTGGCCACAAAAAAATAGATGAAGGAAGTAAATTGCTCGTTTCTACTTTTTCAAGAAAAATAACAGGAAATGTTTTAGATATAGGTTGCGGGACAGGATTTTTATCAGTATCTTTATTGTATTCTTCGCCAAATGTAAAATTAACGTTAGTCGATAATAGTCTGTGTGCATTAAAATGTAGCCAAGAAACACTTGATTATAATAAATTAACAGGGGAAATAATTTATAGCAATTTGTACTCAAACATCTTTAAAAAATTTAATTTAATTATTTCTAATCCACCTTTTCATCATGATTTAAAAACAAATTTTAATATTATAGAAGAAATGATCCGTAATTCTCGAAAATATTTAATGTTAAAAGGAGAGCTGAGATTTGTAACAAATAGTTGTTTTAAATATGATTTCTTATTAAAGGAATTTTTTAAGAAACATTGCATACTAAAGAAAACAAGTAAATACAAAGTATATCAAGCTTTTTTATAA
- the minE gene encoding cell division topological specificity factor MinE, producing MALLDFFLSRNKNTANVAKERLQIIVAEQRKYDNEPDYFPQLKREILSVICKYVNIEPNMVTVQLEQKNEDISILELNIVLPD from the coding sequence ATGGCTTTATTGGATTTTTTTTTATCCCGGAACAAAAATACTGCTAATGTTGCAAAAGAGAGATTGCAAATAATTGTTGCAGAACAAAGAAAATATGATAATGAACCGGATTATTTTCCACAATTAAAACGTGAAATATTATCTGTCATTTGTAAATATGTAAATATAGAACCCAATATGGTAACAGTTCAATTAGAACAAAAAAATGAAGATATTTCTATATTAGAATTAAATATTGTTTTGCCTGATTAA
- the murJ gene encoding murein biosynthesis integral membrane protein MurJ, translating to MNLLKSLISVSFMTLISRILGFVRDILIASIFGASMFTDAFFISFKIPNLLCRIFSDGAFSQAFIPVLMEYKTNENKKNLQDFISSISSFMIFFLFLITILGMFFSQFVISISAPGFSKIPEKLILSANLLTIMFPYILLISLSSFFSSILNSWNYFSIPAFSPIFLNISIIIFSIFFSTFFNPSIISLAWAVIIGGLIQCCYQLPFLYKINMLVIPNFRWNNIGLLRVLRKMGPAILGASANQVSLIINTIFSSLLNAGSISWIYYADRLIEFPVGILGVSLSTILFSSLTKNYKNGVISEYKKIFNWGFRISLILSLPTAAIIFFLSTPIITVLFQYGKFTDIDVLMTGTSLKLYSFGLISFILVKILASAFYACEEINTPMKISLFTLVLTQLMNPFFVFYFKHAGLALSISISSWINFLLLYWKLHRRKIISFTYKELIFIIHIILSTLVMIIILFFILHMMPLWNIGSFFNKMIRLFLVLLVSGIVYFLMLNFLGVRLLSFSYKFS from the coding sequence ATGAATCTTTTAAAATCTTTAATATCTGTAAGTTTTATGACTTTAATCTCTCGTATATTAGGTTTTGTTCGAGATATTTTAATTGCGAGTATTTTTGGTGCTTCTATGTTTACTGATGCTTTTTTTATATCTTTTAAAATTCCTAATTTATTATGTCGTATTTTTTCTGATGGTGCATTTTCTCAGGCTTTTATACCTGTTTTAATGGAATATAAAACTAATGAAAATAAAAAAAATTTACAAGATTTTATTTCTTCCATATCTAGTTTTATGATCTTTTTTTTATTTTTAATAACTATTTTAGGAATGTTTTTTTCTCAATTTGTAATTTCAATAAGTGCGCCAGGTTTTTCAAAAATACCTGAAAAATTAATATTGTCTGCAAATTTGTTAACAATAATGTTTCCTTACATTTTATTAATTTCTTTATCTTCATTTTTTTCATCTATTTTAAATAGTTGGAATTATTTTTCTATTCCAGCTTTTTCACCAATATTTTTAAATATTAGTATTATTATTTTTTCTATATTTTTTAGTACATTTTTTAATCCCAGCATTATTTCTTTGGCATGGGCAGTGATTATAGGCGGTTTAATTCAATGTTGTTATCAACTTCCTTTTTTATATAAAATAAATATGTTAGTAATACCAAATTTTCGTTGGAACAACATTGGTCTGTTAAGAGTTTTAAGAAAAATGGGGCCTGCTATTTTAGGAGCTTCTGCAAATCAAGTTTCCTTAATAATTAATACTATTTTTAGTTCCTTACTTAATGCTGGATCAATATCTTGGATATATTATGCTGATCGGTTAATAGAATTTCCAGTAGGTATATTAGGTGTTTCGTTAAGCACTATTTTGTTTTCATCTCTGACTAAAAATTATAAAAACGGTGTAATATCAGAATATAAAAAAATATTTAATTGGGGTTTTCGTATTAGTTTAATTTTATCTTTACCGACTGCAGCAATAATTTTTTTTCTTTCAACACCAATAATTACAGTTCTTTTTCAATATGGGAAATTCACAGATATCGATGTTTTAATGACAGGAACTTCATTAAAATTATATTCTTTTGGCTTGATTTCATTTATTTTAGTAAAAATTTTAGCTTCTGCTTTTTATGCTTGTGAAGAAATAAATACTCCTATGAAGATTTCATTATTCACGCTTGTTTTGACTCAATTAATGAATCCATTTTTTGTGTTTTATTTTAAACATGCTGGTCTTGCTTTATCTATTAGCATATCTAGTTGGATAAATTTTTTATTGCTTTATTGGAAATTACATCGAAGAAAAATTATATCTTTTACATATAAAGAATTAATTTTTATTATTCATATAATTTTATCTACTTTAGTAATGATTATAATTTTATTTTTTATATTACATATGATGCCACTGTGGAATATAGGTTCATTTTTTAATAAAATGATCCGTTTGTTCTTAGTATTATTAGTTTCGGGGATTGTATATTTTTTAATGTTAAATTTTTTAGGAGTACGTTTGTTAAGTTTTTCTTATAAATTTTCTTAA
- the pyrC gene encoding dihydroorotase has translation MSEFVKKIKIKKPDDWHVHLRDNNILNKVIKYTGKFYKRAIIMPNLNNPITNCLKGISYRNRILNAMHVNYEFQPLMTCYLTRSTIPQELELGFSKKIFIAAKFYPDCSTTNSKTGIKKISDITSVLECMERIGMPLLIHGEEICQNIDIYDREAKFIEKTLDPLRNKFPKLKIVLEHITTKESIEYIKKSDFNYLSATITPHHLILNRNDMFSGGIQPYLYCLPILKKYTHQIALRKAISKGDKHFFLGSDTAPHFHKNKINIFGCAGIFNAPSSLLSYVEVFEEMNALKHLESFCSKNGPKFYNMPINKETITIVKKPCRIVKRINVGKDVIIPFLSGKTLRWSLDDKC, from the coding sequence ATGTCTGAATTTGTAAAAAAAATAAAAATAAAAAAACCTGATGATTGGCATGTTCATTTAAGAGACAATAATATTTTGAATAAAGTTATTAAATATACTGGAAAATTTTATAAAAGAGCTATCATTATGCCCAATCTTAATAATCCTATCACAAATTGTTTAAAGGGTATTTCTTATCGTAATAGAATTTTAAATGCAATGCATGTAAATTATGAATTCCAGCCATTGATGACTTGTTATTTAACTCGATCTACTATACCACAGGAATTGGAATTAGGTTTTTCTAAAAAAATATTTATTGCAGCTAAATTCTATCCTGATTGTTCTACAACTAATTCAAAAACTGGTATAAAAAAAATTAGTGATATTACTTCTGTCTTAGAATGCATGGAAAGAATAGGAATGCCATTACTGATTCATGGTGAAGAGATTTGTCAAAATATTGATATTTATGATAGAGAAGCAAAATTTATTGAAAAAACATTGGATCCCTTACGGAACAAATTCCCAAAGTTAAAGATAGTTTTAGAACACATCACAACTAAAGAATCCATAGAATATATAAAAAAAAGTGATTTTAATTATTTATCTGCAACTATTACACCACATCATTTAATACTAAATCGTAATGATATGTTTTCTGGTGGAATTCAGCCATATCTTTACTGTTTGCCAATTTTAAAAAAATATACACATCAAATAGCTTTAAGAAAAGCTATATCTAAAGGAGATAAACATTTTTTTTTAGGAAGCGATACTGCTCCACATTTTCATAAAAACAAGATTAATATTTTTGGTTGTGCTGGTATATTTAATGCTCCATCTTCTCTATTGTCTTATGTTGAAGTTTTTGAAGAAATGAATGCTTTAAAACATTTGGAATCTTTTTGTTCTAAAAACGGTCCAAAATTTTATAATATGCCTATTAATAAAGAAACTATCACTATAGTAAAAAAACCATGCAGGATTGTAAAAAGAATAAATGTTGGAAAAGATGTCATCATTCCCTTTTTATCAGGTAAAACTTTACGTTGGTCTCTTGATGATAAATGCTAA
- the tsaB gene encoding tRNA (adenosine(37)-N6)-threonylcarbamoyltransferase complex dimerization subunit type 1 TsaB, with translation MSKIILAIDSSIDCCSVAVYKNKYIYSLSEKCKKKHTSQILPMIQETLLKANTEFKKLDYISFAKGPGNFTSIRIAASIAQSLSFSLKIPLISISTLAIMAEKAWRKYKQKQILVLINAKKTEVYWGQYIRNKESIWIGEHTESLMKKKIIIEKINNLKKKWTLVGNESQLIQVKNFLHINNTKIFSPNAKDIIPFALLTIKNKKLFSLEENSINYLYDKF, from the coding sequence ATGTCTAAAATAATTTTAGCAATTGATAGTTCGATTGATTGTTGTTCAGTTGCAGTTTATAAAAACAAATATATTTATTCTCTATCAGAGAAATGTAAAAAAAAACACACTTCTCAAATATTACCTATGATTCAAGAAACATTATTGAAAGCCAATACAGAATTTAAAAAATTAGATTATATTTCTTTTGCTAAAGGCCCTGGAAATTTTACAAGTATACGTATTGCAGCAAGTATTGCACAAAGTTTATCGTTCAGTTTAAAAATCCCTCTAATAAGTATTTCTACATTAGCTATTATGGCTGAAAAAGCATGGCGAAAATACAAACAAAAACAAATATTAGTTCTAATTAATGCAAAAAAAACAGAAGTATATTGGGGGCAATACATAAGAAATAAAGAATCTATTTGGATAGGAGAACACACTGAATCTTTGATGAAAAAAAAAATAATTATAGAAAAAATTAATAATTTAAAGAAAAAATGGACGCTTGTCGGTAATGAATCTCAACTTATTCAAGTTAAAAACTTTTTACATATAAATAATACTAAAATTTTTTCTCCTAATGCAAAAGATATAATTCCCTTTGCTTTATTAACAATAAAAAATAAAAAATTATTTTCACTTGAAGAAAATAGTATTAATTATTTATATGATAAATTTTAA
- a CDS encoding flagellar hook capping FlgD N-terminal domain-containing protein translates to MSIAIDAHSSNIDLPVDNRFAKNKGHDLQNNINPLDLQKNFLSLLVAQIKNQDPTDPIKNSDLTSQLAQINTASGVERLNNTVIKFSNEIAANQNIQLSSLIGRHVTVPSKKIMHTKDSETKFGIELMGNATSIKIQITDEKNKILYLKTISKDIKAGRYTFIWNGKDLNKKSLTTGTYNISVKAQNKEQNVPVQSLSEALVNSIIISSEEPIIDLGKLGKTIASDIREILK, encoded by the coding sequence ATGAGTATTGCTATCGATGCCCATTCATCTAATATAGATTTACCTGTAGACAATAGATTTGCAAAAAACAAAGGACATGATTTACAAAATAACATTAATCCACTAGATTTACAAAAAAACTTTTTAAGTTTGCTTGTTGCACAAATTAAAAATCAAGATCCAACTGATCCTATTAAAAATTCTGATTTAACATCACAATTAGCTCAAATTAATACAGCAAGTGGGGTTGAGAGACTAAATAATACAGTAATAAAATTCTCTAATGAAATTGCTGCAAATCAAAATATTCAATTATCTTCATTAATCGGACGTCATGTAACAGTTCCTAGTAAAAAAATAATGCATACCAAAGATAGTGAAACAAAATTTGGTATAGAATTAATGGGAAATGCCACTTCAATTAAAATACAAATTACAGATGAAAAAAATAAAATTTTATATTTAAAAACAATATCAAAAGATATAAAAGCAGGGAGATATACTTTTATATGGAACGGTAAGGATTTAAATAAAAAAAGCTTGACCACTGGAACATATAATATTTCAGTTAAAGCTCAAAACAAAGAACAAAATGTTCCTGTTCAAAGTCTGAGTGAAGCCTTAGTCAATAGCATTATTATATCTTCTGAAGAGCCTATTATAGATTTAGGAAAATTAGGAAAAACAATCGCTTCAGACATTCGTGAGATCCTTAAATAA